The following are encoded together in the Acidimicrobiia bacterium genome:
- a CDS encoding gluconate 2-dehydrogenase subunit 3 family protein gives MTTKRGDTGPTPGGRGRFDGYDVLREVHRWDDETKGVVLARLGPVPAVSFFDVREEAAARALLDRLLSQDAEPRIPVLEMVDARLANHVGDGWRHEDMPEDWDAWKQSLAALDKESDLVHGKRFCELDANYQKAIIESIQNMKGDWHGLPAKHVFELWVRYALTAFYSHPWSWNEIGFGGPAYPRGYKNLGIDKREPWEVPERDAHDPVPWAQRVKAAQDAHRSGSPGPSGTLPDNEFDEGRGGRDVHEDA, from the coding sequence GTGACGACGAAGCGCGGCGACACGGGTCCCACGCCCGGCGGGCGCGGCCGCTTCGACGGCTACGACGTCCTGCGCGAGGTGCACCGCTGGGACGACGAGACGAAGGGCGTCGTGCTCGCGCGCCTCGGTCCCGTGCCCGCGGTGTCGTTCTTCGACGTGCGCGAGGAGGCCGCCGCACGCGCGCTGCTCGACCGCCTGCTGTCGCAGGACGCCGAGCCCCGCATCCCGGTGCTCGAGATGGTGGACGCGCGCCTCGCGAACCACGTCGGCGACGGTTGGCGTCACGAGGACATGCCCGAGGACTGGGACGCGTGGAAGCAGTCGCTCGCGGCGCTCGACAAGGAGTCGGACCTCGTCCACGGCAAGCGCTTCTGCGAGCTCGACGCCAACTACCAGAAGGCGATCATCGAGTCGATCCAGAACATGAAGGGCGACTGGCACGGCCTGCCCGCCAAGCACGTGTTCGAGCTGTGGGTGCGCTACGCGCTGACCGCGTTCTACTCACACCCGTGGTCGTGGAACGAGATCGGGTTCGGCGGCCCCGCGTACCCGCGGGGCTACAAGAACCTCGGGATCGACAAGCGCGAGCCGTGGGAGGTCCCCGAGCGCGACGCGCACGACCCGGTGCCGTGGGCGCAGCGCGTGAAGGCCGCGCAGGACGCGCACCGGTCCGGGAGCCCGGGACCGTCGGGGACGCTGCCCGACAACGAGTTCGACGAAGGCCGCGGTGGGCGCGACGTCCACGAGGACGCGTGA
- a CDS encoding GMC family oxidoreductase codes for MRRFGSEARVRERNESAWLLPAEGDVHTNHALRRDMCTYDLDEEVDVVIVGCGAGGGTLAQRLARKGWKVVVFDAGPWWDPDRDWVSDEHGSHHIYWTEPRVIGGGDPVKLGNNNSGRGVGGSMVHFAGYTPRLHPSDFRTYSLDGVGQDWPIAYEDVEPYYEDIEAELPVAGEYWPWGKPHRYPQSPHTIGGNGMAFLRGAGKAGIEVRVGPVAISNGRFGHRGHCIYRGFCLQGCKVNAKASPLITHVPDALAHGAEIRPSCMVSRVLVDARGRATGVEYFHDGVEHRQRAKVVAVAGYSIETPRLLLNSACSLFPDGLCNDHGYVGRYLMVQGAPQTAGRYDEEIRQYKAPPPEVSTEQFYETDPTKPYKRGFSIQCVSPLPIVWAEHVAAQGYWGEVLREYMRDYVHWSVFGALCELLPRYENSVTLADERDRHGLPVAKFDYTMGENDHQLIEAATHVMEDIHHGAGAAEAITIQRYAHLVGGCRMAATEREGVVDGDLRSFAIPNLYITDGSVFPTQGSANPALTIMALAARAADRMRAP; via the coding sequence ATGCGACGGTTCGGCTCCGAGGCACGCGTCCGCGAGCGCAACGAGTCGGCGTGGTTGCTGCCCGCGGAGGGCGACGTGCACACGAACCACGCGCTGCGCCGTGACATGTGTACGTACGACCTCGACGAGGAGGTCGACGTCGTGATCGTCGGGTGCGGCGCGGGCGGCGGCACGCTCGCGCAACGGCTCGCGCGCAAGGGGTGGAAGGTCGTCGTCTTCGACGCGGGGCCGTGGTGGGACCCCGACCGCGACTGGGTGAGCGACGAGCACGGCTCGCACCACATCTACTGGACCGAGCCGCGCGTCATCGGCGGCGGCGACCCCGTCAAGCTCGGCAACAACAACTCGGGGCGTGGCGTCGGCGGCTCGATGGTCCACTTCGCGGGCTACACGCCGCGGTTGCACCCCTCCGACTTCCGCACCTACTCGCTCGACGGCGTCGGACAGGACTGGCCGATCGCCTACGAGGACGTCGAGCCCTACTACGAGGACATCGAGGCCGAGCTCCCCGTCGCGGGCGAGTACTGGCCGTGGGGCAAGCCGCACCGCTACCCGCAGTCACCGCACACGATCGGCGGCAACGGCATGGCGTTCCTGCGCGGTGCAGGGAAGGCGGGCATCGAGGTGCGCGTCGGACCGGTCGCGATCTCGAACGGCCGCTTCGGCCACCGCGGCCACTGCATCTACCGCGGGTTCTGCCTCCAGGGTTGCAAGGTCAACGCGAAGGCGTCGCCGCTCATCACGCACGTGCCCGACGCGCTCGCGCACGGCGCGGAGATCCGCCCCAGCTGCATGGTGTCGCGTGTGCTCGTCGACGCGCGCGGCCGCGCCACGGGCGTGGAGTACTTCCACGACGGCGTGGAGCACCGTCAGCGCGCGAAGGTCGTCGCGGTCGCGGGCTACTCCATCGAGACGCCGCGCCTGTTGCTCAACAGCGCGTGCTCGTTGTTCCCCGACGGGTTGTGCAACGACCACGGCTACGTCGGGCGGTACCTGATGGTGCAGGGCGCGCCGCAGACCGCCGGTCGCTACGACGAGGAGATCCGCCAGTACAAGGCGCCGCCGCCCGAGGTGTCGACCGAGCAGTTCTACGAGACCGACCCGACCAAGCCGTACAAGCGTGGGTTCTCGATCCAGTGCGTCTCGCCGCTGCCGATCGTGTGGGCCGAGCACGTGGCCGCACAGGGGTACTGGGGCGAGGTCCTGCGGGAGTACATGCGCGACTACGTGCACTGGTCGGTCTTCGGCGCGCTCTGCGAGCTCCTCCCCCGCTACGAGAACAGCGTCACGCTCGCGGACGAGCGCGACCGCCACGGCCTGCCCGTCGCGAAGTTCGACTACACGATGGGCGAGAACGACCACCAGCTGATCGAGGCCGCCACGCACGTGATGGAGGACATCCATCACGGCGCGGGCGCGGCGGAGGCGATCACGATCCAGCGGTACGCGCACCTCGTCGGCGGCTGCCGGATGGCCGCGACCGAGCGCGAGGGCGTCGTCGACGGCGACCTTCGCTCGTTCGCGATCCCCAACCTCTACATCACCGACGGCAGCGTCTTCCCGACCCAGGGCAGCGCGAACCCGGCGCTCACGATCATGGCGCTCGCCGCGCGCGCGGCCGACAGGATGCGCGCCCCGTGA
- a CDS encoding thiamine pyrophosphate-requiring protein, with the protein MAKQKVGDAIIERLQEWGVELIFGYPGDGFNGILGALNRAGNTPRFIQARHEEMAAFEAVGYAKFSGRIGVCMATSGPGAIHLLNGLYDAKLDHVPVVAIVGQTARTALGGSYQQEVDLQTLFKDVCHEYVQQAATPQQFPMLIDRAMRIAYSEHTPTCVIVPADLQEVEYTPPEHKFKMVPGSLGIKRPEVVAPEDEIRRAAEVLNAGSKVAILVGQGARGAKQEVLEVADVLGAGIAKALLGKDVLPDDNPIVTGSIGLLGTRPSYEMMMGCDTLLMVGSSFPYSQFLPDFGQARGVQIDIDPKMIGIRYPMEVNLVGDARATLRRLVPMLERKSDRSWQEDIKSGIARWWEVVEARAMVDAKPVNPQRVYWELSPRLPDDVIIASDSGSSANWYARDLKLRGDMRGSLSGTLATMGPGVPYAIGAKFAHPQRPALACVGDGAMQMNGMAELATIAKYWRDWTDPRLIVLVLCNGDLNQVTWEMRAESGDPKYDASQQLPDVSFSRFAEQIGLRGLRIDEPNQIASVLDEAFASDRPVVIDAVTDPNIPPIPPHATWEQSRKMITALINGDPDTRDIIKRGFMEKAQDFLPH; encoded by the coding sequence GTGGCGAAGCAGAAGGTCGGAGACGCGATCATCGAGCGCCTGCAGGAGTGGGGCGTCGAGCTGATCTTCGGGTACCCCGGCGACGGGTTCAACGGCATCCTCGGCGCGCTCAACCGCGCGGGCAACACGCCGCGCTTCATCCAGGCGCGTCACGAAGAGATGGCCGCGTTCGAAGCGGTCGGCTACGCGAAGTTCAGCGGGCGCATCGGCGTGTGCATGGCGACGTCGGGGCCCGGTGCGATCCATCTCCTCAACGGCCTCTACGACGCGAAGCTCGACCACGTTCCTGTCGTCGCGATCGTCGGGCAGACGGCGCGCACCGCGCTCGGCGGGAGCTACCAGCAGGAGGTCGACCTGCAGACGTTGTTCAAGGACGTCTGCCACGAGTACGTGCAGCAGGCCGCCACGCCGCAGCAGTTCCCGATGCTCATCGACCGCGCGATGCGCATCGCGTACTCGGAGCACACGCCGACGTGCGTCATCGTGCCCGCCGACCTGCAGGAGGTCGAGTACACGCCGCCCGAGCACAAGTTCAAGATGGTGCCCGGCAGTCTGGGCATCAAGCGACCCGAAGTGGTCGCGCCCGAGGACGAGATCCGGCGCGCGGCGGAGGTGCTCAACGCCGGATCGAAGGTCGCGATCCTCGTCGGCCAGGGCGCGCGCGGCGCGAAGCAAGAGGTGCTCGAGGTCGCGGACGTGCTGGGCGCGGGCATCGCGAAGGCGTTGCTCGGAAAGGACGTGCTGCCCGACGACAACCCGATCGTCACCGGATCGATCGGGTTGCTCGGGACGCGCCCGAGCTACGAGATGATGATGGGCTGCGACACGCTGTTGATGGTCGGGTCGAGCTTCCCCTACAGCCAGTTCCTTCCCGACTTCGGGCAGGCGCGCGGCGTGCAGATCGACATCGACCCGAAGATGATCGGGATCCGCTACCCGATGGAGGTCAACCTCGTCGGCGACGCGCGCGCGACGTTGCGACGCCTCGTGCCGATGCTCGAGCGCAAGAGCGACCGCTCGTGGCAGGAGGACATCAAGTCCGGCATCGCGCGTTGGTGGGAGGTCGTCGAGGCGCGCGCCATGGTGGACGCGAAGCCAGTCAACCCGCAACGCGTCTACTGGGAGCTGTCGCCGCGCCTGCCCGACGACGTCATCATCGCGTCGGACTCGGGCTCGTCCGCGAACTGGTACGCGCGCGACCTGAAGCTGCGCGGCGACATGCGCGGCTCGCTGTCGGGGACGCTCGCGACGATGGGCCCGGGCGTCCCGTACGCGATCGGCGCGAAGTTCGCTCACCCACAGCGTCCCGCGCTCGCCTGCGTGGGTGACGGCGCGATGCAGATGAACGGCATGGCCGAGCTCGCGACGATCGCCAAGTACTGGCGGGACTGGACCGACCCGCGGCTCATCGTGCTCGTGCTCTGCAACGGTGACCTCAACCAGGTGACCTGGGAGATGCGCGCGGAGTCGGGTGACCCGAAGTACGACGCGTCACAGCAGCTGCCGGACGTCAGCTTCTCGAGGTTCGCGGAGCAGATCGGGCTGCGCGGGCTGCGGATCGACGAGCCGAACCAGATCGCGTCGGTGCTCGACGAGGCGTTCGCGTCCGACCGGCCCGTCGTGATCGACGCCGTGACCGACCCGAACATCCCGCCGATCCCGCCCCACGCGACCTGGGAGCAGTCGCGCAAGATGATCACCGCGCTCATCAACGGTGACCCCGACACGCGCGACATCATCAAACGAGGCTTCATGGAGAAGGCGCAGGACTTCCTGCCGCACTGA
- a CDS encoding VC0807 family protein, protein MSQHFEIPRLRVLARHALPHLVESTIVPLVLFLILLRVVGVWGAVLVGVCWTYGAVIRRLLTGSRVPGILMLSAITMTARTAVSFATHSVVIYFLQPTLGQVLIAGAFLLSVPLGQPLAQRLAKDFCPLPAWLLAEDHVGRFFKRVSLLWAFIGLTNAAIALWLLFSQSVGTFYVAKTGASWFLTGGAIALSTWWFHRLLHEHGHRAPEPAALPVAG, encoded by the coding sequence ATGTCGCAGCACTTCGAGATCCCTCGACTGCGTGTTCTCGCCCGCCATGCCCTGCCGCACCTGGTCGAGAGCACGATCGTCCCGCTGGTCCTGTTCCTGATCCTCCTGCGCGTGGTCGGCGTGTGGGGCGCGGTGCTCGTCGGCGTCTGCTGGACGTACGGCGCGGTCATCCGGCGCCTGCTGACCGGCAGCCGGGTCCCCGGGATCCTGATGCTGAGCGCGATCACGATGACGGCGCGCACGGCCGTGTCGTTCGCGACGCACAGCGTCGTCATCTACTTCCTGCAGCCGACGCTCGGGCAGGTGCTCATCGCGGGCGCATTCCTGCTGTCGGTCCCGCTGGGCCAGCCGCTCGCCCAGCGCCTCGCCAAGGACTTCTGCCCGCTCCCGGCGTGGCTACTCGCCGAGGACCACGTCGGCCGGTTCTTCAAGCGCGTCTCGCTGCTGTGGGCCTTCATCGGCCTCACCAACGCGGCGATCGCGCTGTGGCTGCTGTTCAGCCAGTCGGTCGGGACGTTCTACGTCGCCAAGACGGGCGCGTCCTGGTTCCTCACCGGCGGGGCGATCGCCCTGTCCACCTGGTGGTTCCACCGCCTCCTGCACGAGCACGGCCACCGTGCGCCCGAGCCCGCGGCGCTGCCGGTGGCCGGATGA
- a CDS encoding alpha/beta fold hydrolase, which yields MRLRTSGARLLTSDRVSLAGRRWEAESARAAVVLVHGFAATCEHPPVVAVAEALHEHGLDVIAYDARGHGRSGGSCTLGDLEEHDVAAAVEIARERCDQVLVVGASMGAIAAVRYAASEHAENGLTGVVAVSCPARWRLPRNARAILAAGLTRTRLGRLLARRHLRVRLSSTWVTPEPPVELVEHVHVPIAFVHGERDRFIPPGDVYELFAASNDARHVEMVPAMGHAYDVAAVPAIVRAVDWVLEEQLALEQLPA from the coding sequence ATGAGGCTGCGGACATCCGGCGCCCGGCTCCTGACGTCGGACCGCGTGTCCCTCGCGGGCCGGCGCTGGGAGGCCGAGTCGGCGCGGGCCGCGGTCGTCCTCGTGCACGGGTTCGCGGCCACCTGCGAGCACCCGCCCGTCGTCGCGGTCGCCGAGGCGCTGCACGAGCACGGCCTGGACGTCATCGCGTACGACGCCCGCGGGCACGGCCGGTCGGGTGGCTCCTGCACGCTCGGGGACCTCGAGGAGCACGACGTCGCCGCGGCCGTCGAGATCGCCCGGGAGCGGTGCGACCAGGTGCTCGTCGTGGGTGCGTCGATGGGCGCGATCGCCGCGGTGCGCTACGCCGCGAGCGAGCACGCGGAGAACGGGCTCACCGGCGTGGTCGCGGTGAGCTGCCCGGCGCGGTGGCGTCTGCCCCGCAATGCGCGGGCGATCCTCGCGGCCGGCCTGACCCGGACCCGGCTCGGCCGGCTCCTCGCCCGCCGGCACCTGCGCGTGCGGCTGTCGTCGACGTGGGTGACGCCCGAGCCTCCCGTCGAGCTCGTCGAGCACGTCCACGTCCCGATCGCCTTCGTCCACGGCGAGCGCGACCGGTTCATCCCGCCCGGCGACGTGTACGAGCTCTTCGCGGCGTCGAACGACGCCCGCCACGTCGAGATGGTCCCCGCCATGGGCCATGCCTACGACGTGGCCGCGGTACCCGCGATCGTCCGCGCCGTCGACTGGGTGCTCGAGGAGCAGCTCGCGCTGGAGCAGCTGCCCGCGTAG
- a CDS encoding FAD-binding and (Fe-S)-binding domain-containing protein — protein MNRYNAHPNAEGVDVESLARALTERVRGEVRFDAGSRGAYSTDSSNFRQPPIGVVVPRDVDDAVAAVATCREHGAPITHRGGGTSLAGQTTNVAVIVDWSKYLHRVVEIDPVEGTARVEPGCVLDNLRRRAGEHDLTFGPDPATHNRCTLGGMIGNDSCGTHSLMAGRTADNVESLDVLLYDGTRLTVGPTSDEEIERIVAGGGRRGEIYGALRALRDRHADAIRARYPDIPRRVSGYNLDELLPERGFNVARALVGSEGTCVTVLGATLRLVPARAKRALVVLGYPDAGAAGDHVPMILEHGPIGLEGFDDRLVQFLRQKGLRTDDIPLLPEGNAFLLVEFGAESQDDADAQAKTFMDEIGRVADAPDVAFFDDPAQEQKVWEVRESGLGATALVPGHPRTWPGWEDAAVPPERIGEYLRSFRSLCARHGYDVALYGHFGQGCVHTRIDFDLVTKTGVDAYDAFLEDAAELVVSMGGSLSGEHGDGQQRGPLLEKMFGGDLVDAFRRFKAIWDPDDRMNPGKVVDPVRAFGTTENLRLGTSYAPATPATIFRFPDDSGAFEQAANRCVGVGKCRRGDGGTMCPSYMVTREEEHSTRGRARLLFEMLDGEVVGDGWRSDAVRDALDLCLACKGCKADCPVNVDMATYKAEFLAHYYKGRLRPRPAYAMGLVMYHARLASKMPGIANGALHAPGISSVLKRAAGLTTRRPAPRFARETFRDWFARRPRRNAGMPPVVLFPDTFTNFLEPDVGRATVDVAEAAGFEVTIPHRVLCCGRPLFDYGMLTTAKHLFRQVLRTLRAEIEAGLPVVVPEPSCCASFRDELLGLFPHDRDAQRLARQTVTLDELLDRYAPRWDVPRVDRPVLVQTHCHQHAVLDAGAQRRVLARAEAAVTAPDAGCCGLAGSFGFEAAKYDVSIACGERALFPAVRDASAETVVLADGFSCRTQIADGTGRQALHLAQLLRAGLPSVGPTGSRVPQTR, from the coding sequence GTGAACAGGTACAACGCGCACCCCAACGCGGAGGGCGTGGACGTCGAGTCGTTGGCGCGCGCGCTCACCGAGCGCGTGCGCGGCGAGGTCCGCTTCGACGCCGGCAGTCGCGGCGCGTACTCGACGGACTCGTCGAACTTCCGGCAGCCGCCCATCGGTGTCGTCGTGCCGCGTGACGTCGACGACGCCGTCGCGGCCGTCGCGACGTGTCGCGAGCACGGCGCGCCGATCACGCACCGCGGTGGCGGCACGAGCCTCGCAGGGCAGACGACCAACGTCGCGGTGATCGTCGACTGGTCGAAGTACCTGCATCGCGTCGTCGAGATCGACCCCGTCGAAGGGACCGCGCGCGTCGAGCCGGGTTGCGTGCTCGACAACCTGCGCCGGCGGGCGGGCGAGCACGACCTCACGTTCGGGCCGGACCCCGCGACGCACAACCGCTGCACGCTCGGCGGCATGATCGGCAACGACTCGTGCGGCACGCACTCGCTCATGGCCGGCCGCACCGCCGACAACGTCGAGTCGCTCGACGTCCTGCTCTACGACGGCACGCGCCTGACCGTCGGCCCCACGAGCGACGAGGAGATCGAGCGCATCGTCGCGGGCGGCGGCCGGCGGGGCGAGATCTACGGCGCGCTGCGCGCGCTGCGCGACCGCCACGCGGACGCGATCCGGGCCCGCTATCCCGACATCCCCCGGCGGGTGTCGGGCTACAACCTCGACGAGCTGCTCCCCGAACGCGGCTTCAACGTCGCACGCGCGCTCGTCGGCAGCGAGGGCACCTGCGTCACGGTGCTCGGCGCGACGTTGCGCCTCGTGCCGGCGCGGGCGAAGCGCGCGCTCGTCGTGCTCGGCTACCCGGATGCGGGCGCGGCCGGCGACCACGTGCCGATGATCCTCGAGCACGGGCCGATCGGCCTCGAGGGCTTCGACGACCGGCTCGTCCAGTTCCTGCGCCAGAAAGGGTTGCGGACCGACGACATCCCGCTGCTCCCCGAAGGCAACGCGTTCCTGCTCGTGGAGTTCGGTGCCGAGTCGCAGGACGACGCCGACGCGCAGGCGAAGACGTTCATGGACGAGATCGGCCGCGTCGCGGACGCGCCCGACGTCGCGTTCTTCGACGACCCTGCGCAGGAGCAGAAGGTGTGGGAGGTCCGGGAATCGGGGCTCGGCGCGACGGCGCTCGTACCGGGTCACCCCCGCACGTGGCCGGGATGGGAGGACGCCGCCGTGCCCCCCGAGCGGATCGGCGAGTACCTGCGCTCGTTCCGCTCGCTGTGCGCGCGGCACGGCTACGACGTCGCGCTCTACGGCCACTTCGGTCAGGGATGCGTGCACACGCGCATCGACTTCGACCTCGTGACCAAGACCGGGGTCGACGCCTACGACGCGTTCCTCGAGGACGCCGCGGAGCTCGTCGTGTCGATGGGCGGGTCGCTGTCGGGTGAGCACGGCGACGGGCAGCAGCGCGGACCGCTGCTCGAGAAGATGTTCGGCGGCGACCTCGTCGACGCGTTCCGCCGGTTCAAGGCGATCTGGGACCCCGACGACCGCATGAACCCGGGGAAGGTCGTCGACCCCGTGCGCGCGTTCGGCACGACCGAGAACCTCCGCCTCGGAACGTCGTACGCACCGGCGACGCCCGCAACGATCTTCCGGTTCCCCGACGACTCGGGCGCGTTCGAGCAGGCCGCGAACCGCTGCGTCGGCGTCGGCAAGTGCCGCCGGGGCGACGGCGGGACGATGTGCCCCAGCTACATGGTGACCCGCGAGGAGGAGCACTCGACCCGCGGCCGCGCGCGGCTGCTGTTCGAGATGCTCGACGGCGAGGTGGTCGGCGACGGCTGGCGGAGCGACGCGGTGCGCGATGCGCTCGACCTGTGCCTCGCGTGCAAGGGCTGCAAGGCCGACTGCCCCGTCAACGTCGACATGGCGACGTACAAGGCGGAGTTCCTCGCGCACTACTACAAGGGCCGGCTCCGGCCGCGGCCTGCGTACGCGATGGGTCTCGTCATGTACCACGCGCGTCTGGCGTCGAAGATGCCCGGCATCGCGAACGGGGCGCTCCACGCGCCCGGCATCTCGTCGGTGCTGAAGCGCGCCGCCGGGCTCACGACGCGGCGCCCCGCGCCGCGGTTCGCGCGCGAGACCTTCCGGGACTGGTTCGCGCGACGACCGCGCCGCAACGCGGGCATGCCGCCCGTCGTCCTCTTCCCCGACACGTTCACGAACTTCCTCGAGCCCGACGTCGGACGGGCGACGGTCGACGTCGCCGAGGCCGCCGGCTTCGAGGTGACGATCCCACACCGGGTCCTCTGCTGCGGTCGGCCGCTGTTCGACTACGGGATGCTCACGACCGCCAAGCACCTGTTCCGCCAGGTCCTGCGCACGCTGCGGGCCGAGATCGAGGCCGGGCTGCCCGTCGTCGTGCCCGAGCCGAGCTGCTGCGCGTCGTTCCGCGACGAGCTGCTGGGGCTGTTCCCACACGACCGCGACGCGCAGCGACTCGCGCGGCAGACGGTCACGCTCGACGAGCTGCTCGACCGCTACGCGCCGCGTTGGGACGTGCCGCGCGTCGACCGTCCGGTCCTCGTGCAGACGCACTGCCACCAGCACGCCGTGCTGGACGCGGGCGCGCAACGGCGTGTGCTCGCGCGCGCCGAGGCCGCCGTGACCGCACCCGACGCCGGGTGCTGCGGGTTGGCGGGCTCGTTCGGGTTCGAGGCGGCGAAGTACGACGTCTCGATCGCGTGCGGCGAACGCGCGCTGTTCCCGGCGGTGCGTGACGCCAGCGCGGAGACGGTCGTCCTCGCCGACGGCTTCAGCTGCCGGACGCAGATCGCGGACGGCACCGGGAGGCAGGCGCTGCACCTCGCGCAGCTGCTGCGCGCCGGTCTGCCGTCGGTTGGACCAACGGGAAGCCGGGTACCCCAGACACGATGA
- a CDS encoding enolase C-terminal domain-like protein translates to MRASDAVPIEGLDVHCYTIPTDSPESDGTLAWDSTTIVVVEAHAGGRTGLGYTYAAAAAGDVVHGKLADVVTHRDALDVGACWSAMREAIRNLGGSGVVANAISAVDVALWDLKARLLDVPLVVALDACHEVTPIYGSGGFTSYSMEQLADQLRGWVDAGIPRVKMKVGRHPDHDGERLRVALDAIGPRTQLFVDANGALSRKQALAWAVRYADAGVTWFEEPVSSDDLEGLHLLRDAGPPGLDIAAGEYGYTLPYFQQMLDAGAVDCLQADVTRCGGITPFLRVGALCDARTMDLSAHCAPQVSAHACTAIWHLRHLEYFHDHVRIESMLFDGVLEPEPGGFLRPDRSRPGLGLELKHADAQRWAA, encoded by the coding sequence GTGCGCGCGTCGGACGCGGTCCCGATCGAGGGGCTCGACGTCCACTGCTACACGATTCCCACCGACTCGCCGGAGTCGGACGGGACGCTGGCGTGGGACTCGACGACGATCGTGGTCGTCGAGGCCCACGCCGGCGGCAGGACCGGGCTCGGCTACACGTACGCGGCCGCGGCGGCAGGCGACGTCGTCCACGGCAAGCTCGCCGACGTCGTCACGCACCGCGACGCGCTGGACGTCGGCGCCTGCTGGTCCGCGATGCGCGAGGCGATCCGCAACCTCGGCGGCTCGGGTGTCGTCGCGAACGCGATCTCAGCGGTCGACGTCGCGCTGTGGGATCTCAAGGCCCGCTTGCTCGACGTGCCGCTCGTCGTCGCGCTCGACGCGTGCCACGAGGTCACGCCGATCTACGGCAGCGGCGGCTTCACGTCCTACTCGATGGAGCAGCTCGCGGATCAGCTGCGCGGCTGGGTCGACGCCGGCATCCCGCGCGTGAAGATGAAGGTCGGACGCCATCCCGACCACGACGGCGAGCGCCTCCGCGTCGCGCTCGACGCGATCGGGCCGCGCACACAGCTGTTCGTCGACGCCAACGGCGCGCTCAGCCGCAAGCAGGCGCTCGCGTGGGCGGTCCGTTACGCGGACGCCGGCGTGACGTGGTTCGAGGAGCCAGTCTCGTCGGACGACCTCGAGGGCCTGCACCTCCTGCGCGACGCGGGACCGCCCGGCCTCGACATCGCGGCCGGCGAGTACGGCTACACGCTCCCCTACTTCCAGCAGATGCTCGACGCCGGCGCCGTCGACTGCCTCCAGGCCGACGTGACGCGTTGCGGCGGCATCACGCCGTTCCTGCGCGTCGGCGCGCTCTGTGACGCGCGCACGATGGACCTCTCCGCGCACTGCGCGCCGCAGGTCTCCGCGCACGCGTGCACGGCGATCTGGCACCTCCGCCACCTCGAGTACTTCCACGACCACGTCCGCATCGAGTCGATGCTGTTCGACGGTGTGCTCGAGCCCGAGCCGGGCGGGTTCCTGCGCCCCGACCGCAGCCGCCCGGGCCTCGGCCTCGAGCTGAAGCACGCCGATGCGCAGCGGTGGGCCGCGTGA
- a CDS encoding Rieske 2Fe-2S domain-containing protein, whose protein sequence is MSVTDSLRETLHRIENTPALDSAGKALQAAAGPLTRSDTTKSALSGTWLGHRLHPLLTDVPIGAWASAAFLDVFGGRHSSKAARRLVGIGILAALPTAAAGLSDWEDTYGGEQRIATTHALVNATGLTLQLLSWRARGKGHGLRGRMFSALALGAVVAGGYLGGHLVYNMRAGVDVEQGPLDPGDWHDAVAMDELVDEHPHTATVDGASVVLVRRGTNVYALSATCSHAGGPLGEGKVEGNVIQCPWHGSRFRLGDGSIARGPAVTPQCAYETRVTDGKVQVRLRAREERGVDLTVV, encoded by the coding sequence GTGAGCGTGACCGACTCGCTGCGGGAGACGTTGCACCGGATCGAGAACACGCCCGCGCTCGACTCGGCGGGCAAGGCGCTGCAGGCGGCCGCGGGGCCCCTCACGCGCTCGGACACGACGAAGAGCGCGCTCTCGGGCACATGGCTCGGCCACCGCCTGCACCCGCTCCTCACGGACGTCCCGATCGGCGCGTGGGCGAGCGCGGCGTTCCTCGACGTCTTCGGCGGGCGGCACTCGAGCAAGGCCGCGCGCCGTCTCGTCGGCATCGGGATCCTCGCCGCGCTCCCGACCGCGGCCGCCGGCCTGTCCGACTGGGAGGACACCTACGGTGGCGAGCAGCGGATCGCGACCACCCACGCGCTCGTCAACGCGACCGGTCTGACACTGCAGCTGTTGTCGTGGCGCGCGCGCGGCAAGGGTCACGGGCTGCGCGGACGGATGTTCAGCGCGCTCGCGCTCGGCGCGGTCGTCGCGGGCGGCTACCTCGGCGGCCACCTCGTCTACAACATGCGCGCCGGTGTCGACGTCGAGCAGGGCCCGCTCGACCCGGGCGACTGGCACGACGCGGTCGCGATGGACGAGCTCGTGGACGAGCACCCGCACACCGCGACCGTCGACGGAGCGTCCGTCGTGCTCGTGCGCCGCGGGACGAACGTGTACGCGCTCTCGGCGACGTGCTCGCACGCCGGCGGACCGCTCGGCGAGGGCAAGGTCGAGGGCAACGTCATCCAGTGTCCGTGGCACGGCAGCCGGTTCCGGCTCGGTGACGGGTCGATCGCGCGCGGCCCGGCCGTGACGCCGCAGTGCGCGTACGAGACGCGTGTGACGGACGGGAAGGTCCAGGTACGGCTGCGCGCGCGTGAGGAGCGTGGCGTCGACCTGACCGTCGTCTGA